A single region of the Halopiger xanaduensis SH-6 genome encodes:
- a CDS encoding ABC transporter substrate-binding protein — MHSRSFWVLDDADGRLVARLAAGLGRTAARVLAYLLLRAERESDPTTTVHLRIGTGCNRPAISDATARLEALDLLERSSVRDDDAAPGRPQTAWQPTAGVEPTVRRVYDRHGQALLEQAAACHTNGAANGEDGDGDGNGAESPDGSEQLDADGTDAGDHPLVTLAVNWRPNALHAPIYAALEAGWYETFGVDLRVDHCDGSRRALERVRSGAADVGIAGAATVVRARAADEPVVPIAVCYQRAMTVLYTLREVFGEPFRSVAQLEGRRIGMPPSSETRLLGRLFLSQTALGDGVRIVDTNGEERDALRRGDADVVTGSFSDPRALERRGERVDVLPLADHFPIYGPTLIVREEAFAERRPALRGMLAGTTAGWVAAQQDAGPAAERIAARRDEDRPDARSEDDESTARIEAEFAEAAAEFGGSDAVAEHGWGWQREAMWDRLRTALAQADLLAEP, encoded by the coding sequence ATGCACTCGCGCTCGTTCTGGGTGCTCGACGACGCGGACGGGCGCCTCGTCGCGCGGCTCGCGGCCGGCCTCGGCCGCACTGCGGCCCGCGTTCTCGCGTACCTGCTGTTGCGGGCCGAGCGCGAGTCCGACCCGACGACGACCGTCCACCTCCGGATCGGCACCGGCTGTAACCGCCCGGCGATCAGCGACGCGACCGCGCGCCTCGAGGCGCTGGACCTCCTCGAGCGGTCGTCCGTTCGGGACGACGACGCGGCGCCGGGCCGCCCCCAGACGGCCTGGCAGCCGACCGCCGGCGTCGAGCCGACCGTTCGGCGGGTCTACGACCGCCACGGGCAGGCGCTGCTCGAGCAGGCGGCGGCGTGCCACACGAACGGCGCGGCGAACGGGGAGGATGGGGACGGGGACGGGAACGGCGCGGAAAGTCCCGACGGATCGGAACAGCTCGACGCCGACGGCACCGACGCTGGCGACCATCCCCTCGTTACGCTCGCCGTCAACTGGCGTCCGAACGCCCTGCACGCGCCGATCTACGCCGCGCTCGAGGCCGGGTGGTACGAGACCTTCGGCGTCGACCTCCGCGTCGACCACTGCGACGGCTCGCGGCGGGCGCTCGAGCGCGTCCGCTCGGGCGCGGCCGACGTCGGTATCGCCGGCGCGGCGACGGTCGTTCGCGCGCGTGCCGCAGACGAACCCGTCGTCCCGATCGCGGTCTGCTACCAGCGGGCGATGACCGTTCTCTACACCCTTCGGGAGGTCTTCGGCGAGCCGTTCCGGAGCGTCGCCCAACTCGAGGGACGACGGATCGGAATGCCGCCCAGTTCCGAGACCCGGCTGTTGGGTCGCCTGTTCCTCTCGCAGACGGCCCTCGGCGACGGGGTCCGGATCGTCGACACGAACGGCGAGGAGCGGGACGCCCTCCGACGGGGCGACGCGGACGTCGTCACCGGCTCGTTTTCGGATCCGCGCGCGCTCGAGCGGCGGGGCGAACGCGTCGACGTCCTGCCGCTGGCCGATCATTTCCCGATCTACGGCCCGACGCTCATCGTCCGCGAAGAAGCGTTCGCGGAGCGACGGCCGGCGCTGCGCGGGATGCTCGCGGGAACCACCGCCGGGTGGGTTGCGGCGCAGCAGGACGCCGGACCGGCGGCCGAGCGAATCGCCGCGCGCCGCGACGAGGACCGTCCCGACGCCCGCTCCGAGGACGACGAGTCGACGGCTCGAATCGAGGCCGAGTTCGCGGAGGCCGCCGCGGAGTTCGGCGGCAGCGACGCCGTCGCCGAGCACGGCTGGGGATGGCAGCGGGAAGCGATGTGGGACCGACTCAGAACGGCGCTGGCGCAGGCGGACCTCCTCGCCGAACCATGA
- a CDS encoding plastocyanin/azurin family copper-binding protein: MSNEHDSRENLSRRGVLKGTAALTGIAALTGEAGAYRDAFNFPMPVAQSDGAARTLTLVGIVGGWLGVAPHEIDGQSNPPLRLIEGEEHEVIWINGDGSMHNFNITAGSSVADDVEVLEATETVTEQGEYTSIRFTATEEMEEYFCMPHPAQMRGPVELIDPGDVHELSVTVEDESGEPLGAEVYVGDMHSYSDLAARPDPFAEEGQSEESEAQEPGNESAGNASAGNASDGGNGDVEGEQTQPPAIARFDLLENGEYDIEVWTYGHERVSETVTIDGEDRQLTVTLPEIEPGEPAETFSMRLEDGQWVGQSPDAIADQPNPTLDLEVGESYAIEWENAIGRLEPEGENRHYEPLPGHNLAIASGGETIDWNTFVRSDFTAEEGATQTVEFVANEEMAVYLDQSQLDAIGEISVSGGGETPAAADAPAGANGNATVEEGGNETAIGAGNETDGNETAIGADNETDDNETVTVDGNETDGNETIDAGGNETTAVDGNETDDV; encoded by the coding sequence ATGTCAAACGAACACGATTCACGCGAGAACCTCTCGCGCCGTGGCGTGTTGAAGGGAACAGCGGCACTCACGGGTATCGCCGCGCTCACCGGCGAAGCCGGTGCCTATCGCGACGCGTTCAACTTCCCGATGCCCGTCGCACAGAGCGACGGCGCGGCCCGGACGCTCACGCTGGTCGGCATCGTCGGCGGCTGGCTCGGCGTCGCGCCGCACGAGATCGACGGCCAGTCCAACCCGCCGCTGCGGCTGATCGAAGGCGAAGAGCACGAAGTCATCTGGATCAACGGCGACGGCTCGATGCACAACTTCAACATCACCGCCGGTAGCTCGGTCGCCGACGACGTCGAGGTCCTCGAGGCCACCGAGACGGTGACCGAGCAGGGCGAGTACACGTCCATCCGGTTCACCGCCACCGAGGAGATGGAGGAGTACTTCTGCATGCCGCACCCGGCCCAGATGCGCGGCCCGGTCGAACTGATCGATCCCGGCGACGTCCACGAACTCTCGGTGACCGTCGAGGACGAGAGCGGCGAACCCCTCGGCGCCGAGGTCTACGTCGGCGACATGCACTCGTACTCTGACCTCGCCGCCCGACCGGACCCGTTCGCGGAGGAAGGGCAGAGCGAGGAGTCGGAGGCGCAGGAGCCGGGGAACGAAAGCGCCGGCAACGCCAGCGCCGGCAACGCCAGCGACGGCGGCAACGGCGACGTCGAAGGCGAACAGACGCAACCGCCCGCGATCGCCCGTTTCGACCTCCTCGAGAACGGCGAGTACGACATCGAGGTCTGGACCTACGGCCACGAGCGGGTGTCGGAGACGGTAACGATCGACGGCGAGGACCGGCAGCTCACCGTGACGCTTCCCGAGATCGAACCCGGTGAGCCGGCCGAAACCTTCTCGATGCGGCTCGAGGACGGCCAGTGGGTCGGCCAGTCACCCGACGCCATCGCCGACCAGCCGAACCCGACGCTCGACCTCGAGGTGGGCGAGTCCTACGCGATCGAGTGGGAGAACGCGATCGGTCGCCTCGAGCCGGAGGGCGAAAACAGACACTACGAACCGCTCCCGGGACACAACCTCGCCATCGCCAGCGGCGGCGAGACGATCGACTGGAACACGTTCGTTCGATCGGACTTCACCGCCGAGGAGGGCGCGACCCAGACGGTCGAGTTCGTCGCCAACGAGGAGATGGCCGTCTACCTGGACCAGTCGCAACTCGATGCGATCGGCGAAATCTCCGTCAGCGGTGGCGGCGAGACGCCCGCTGCCGCGGACGCGCCGGCCGGGGCGAACGGCAACGCAACGGTCGAAGAGGGCGGCAACGAGACGGCTATCGGAGCCGGCAACGAAACGGACGGGAACGAGACGGCGATCGGAGCGGACAACGAAACGGACGATAACGAGACGGTCACCGTCGACGGTAACGAAACGGACGGCAACGAGACGATCGATGCAGGCGGTAACGAGACGACCGCCGTCGACGGCAACGAGACCGACGACGTCTGA
- a CDS encoding CobW family GTP-binding protein, with translation MVSNDRIPVTVVSGYLGAGKTTLLNRVLSNPGDRRIAVIVNDMGEVNVDADLIARENEDEGIVDLSNGCICCRLQDDLLTEAAELAESRAFDYLLVESSGISEPIPVAQVFTEGTEDSDVDPTNRFRLDTMVTVLDTYGFWKEFDAGAALPEGAQPDTDRPLSDVLVEGIEFCDVLLLNKTDMVPDDVLEEIEAVVEQLQPRAKRLRTTYSEVDPDVILDTGRFDFEAAKRSQGWKRHLRGEGHGHGAEPDDHDEHDAAETAADRHGVSSFVFRSDRPFHPERLADWLEEWDGSIVRAKGVCYVANREEVIGVSQAGPSVSAGPIGEWRPDDDRGTQLVFIGREMDEERIRDELEACLLEGDKPDAAEATDAADPFPL, from the coding sequence ATGGTGTCGAATGACCGAATTCCCGTCACCGTCGTCAGCGGCTACCTCGGCGCGGGGAAGACGACGCTGCTCAACCGCGTGCTTTCGAACCCGGGCGACCGACGGATCGCGGTGATCGTCAACGACATGGGCGAGGTAAACGTCGACGCGGATCTCATCGCGCGAGAAAACGAGGACGAGGGAATCGTCGACCTCTCGAACGGCTGCATCTGCTGTCGGTTGCAGGACGACCTCCTCACAGAGGCGGCCGAACTCGCGGAGAGCCGGGCGTTCGACTACCTGCTGGTCGAGTCCTCGGGGATCAGCGAACCGATCCCCGTCGCGCAGGTGTTCACCGAGGGGACCGAGGACAGCGACGTCGACCCGACGAATCGCTTTCGGCTGGATACGATGGTGACCGTTCTCGATACGTACGGGTTCTGGAAGGAGTTCGACGCCGGCGCGGCGCTGCCCGAGGGCGCCCAACCGGACACCGACCGGCCGCTGAGCGACGTCCTCGTCGAGGGCATCGAGTTCTGCGACGTCCTCCTCTTGAACAAGACCGACATGGTCCCCGACGACGTCCTCGAGGAGATCGAGGCGGTCGTCGAGCAGCTCCAGCCGCGGGCGAAGCGGCTTCGAACGACCTATTCCGAGGTCGATCCGGACGTCATCCTCGACACCGGCCGGTTCGATTTCGAGGCGGCGAAACGCTCGCAGGGGTGGAAGCGCCACCTGCGCGGAGAGGGACACGGTCACGGCGCCGAACCCGACGATCACGACGAGCACGACGCCGCGGAAACGGCCGCCGACCGCCACGGCGTCTCGTCGTTCGTCTTCCGTTCCGACCGCCCGTTCCATCCGGAGCGGCTCGCGGACTGGCTCGAGGAGTGGGACGGCTCGATCGTCCGCGCCAAGGGCGTCTGTTACGTCGCGAACCGCGAGGAGGTGATCGGCGTCAGCCAGGCCGGGCCGTCGGTCAGCGCCGGCCCGATCGGCGAGTGGCGGCCGGACGACGACCGCGGGACGCAGTTGGTGTTCATCGGCCGGGAGATGGACGAGGAGCGGATTCGCGACGAACTCGAGGCGTGTCTCCTCGAGGGTGACAAACCGGACGCGGCGGAGGCGACGGACGCGGCCGATCCGTTCCCGCTGTAG
- a CDS encoding pyrroloquinoline quinone-dependent dehydrogenase, with amino-acid sequence MALRNDRAVQAARDIELKEIEDGYTLVGGPEESITQQHDTDRIPEVDVDQEMLSGSGEDPEAWLMYGGNYEQQRVTTADVITPDNVSELDLEYEMSVGTGSSMEGTPIVVPGDPPVMYQTNGPNHIKAIDPREGEVLWSYTYAPPIGVELCCDDNNRGAAVYGDKVYMTTLDSGVIALNRYTGEEEWYTQTADHQSGYSATWAPVVHDGTIYTGSAGGEYGVLGFIAALDAESGDMVWQTDTLPEDEWVGMSREHGCGTSWMTPTIDEERGVLYSPVANPGPDFDGTVRPGPNFPTCGTITLNLEDGSREWGFQSSPHDVWDYDAAAPRVLLRDVEANGESMDMVVSSDKAGWVYTLDADSGQLHERSEEICQHINMWEMIPHISADERIPFVPGAPGGNDWQPPSYNPETGYVYVVHQNFPQDLYWRYEEYSEGNPYWGGGLDDPATEFPDEWNGNITAFAAVDPSTGERVWRDWIESEDEFYMWGGSMSTATGLVFNGTQNGNLVAYDGESGERLWEYEFDVPISASPMSWYDPGEEKQYVAVQVGGSGWLRQGTRGDTLAVFSMDA; translated from the coding sequence ATGGCACTCCGCAACGACAGGGCCGTTCAGGCCGCACGAGACATCGAACTGAAGGAGATCGAAGACGGTTACACGCTGGTCGGCGGGCCGGAGGAGTCGATCACGCAACAGCACGACACCGACCGTATCCCCGAGGTCGACGTCGACCAGGAGATGCTGAGCGGGTCGGGCGAGGACCCCGAAGCCTGGTTGATGTACGGCGGCAACTACGAACAGCAACGGGTCACGACCGCCGACGTCATCACGCCCGACAACGTCTCCGAGCTCGACCTCGAGTACGAGATGTCGGTCGGCACGGGCTCGAGCATGGAGGGGACGCCGATCGTGGTCCCGGGCGACCCGCCGGTGATGTACCAGACCAACGGACCGAACCACATCAAGGCGATCGATCCCCGGGAAGGGGAGGTCCTCTGGAGCTACACCTACGCGCCGCCGATCGGCGTCGAACTCTGCTGCGACGACAACAACCGCGGGGCCGCCGTCTACGGCGACAAGGTGTACATGACGACGCTCGACTCGGGCGTCATCGCGCTGAACCGCTACACCGGCGAGGAGGAGTGGTACACGCAGACGGCGGACCACCAATCCGGCTACTCGGCGACGTGGGCACCGGTAGTCCACGACGGGACGATCTACACGGGAAGCGCCGGCGGCGAGTACGGCGTCCTCGGATTCATCGCCGCTCTCGACGCCGAGAGCGGCGACATGGTGTGGCAAACCGACACGCTTCCGGAAGACGAGTGGGTCGGCATGAGCCGCGAGCACGGCTGCGGAACCAGCTGGATGACGCCGACGATCGACGAGGAGCGGGGCGTGCTCTACTCCCCGGTCGCGAACCCGGGGCCGGACTTCGACGGCACCGTCCGGCCGGGTCCGAACTTCCCCACCTGCGGGACGATCACGCTGAACCTCGAGGACGGCAGCAGGGAGTGGGGCTTCCAGAGCAGTCCGCACGACGTCTGGGACTACGACGCGGCGGCCCCGCGGGTACTGCTCCGCGACGTGGAGGCAAACGGCGAGTCGATGGACATGGTCGTCAGCTCCGACAAGGCCGGGTGGGTCTACACGCTGGACGCCGACTCCGGACAGCTCCACGAGCGCAGCGAGGAGATCTGCCAGCACATCAATATGTGGGAGATGATCCCCCACATCAGCGCGGACGAGCGGATCCCGTTCGTCCCCGGCGCGCCGGGCGGCAACGACTGGCAGCCGCCGTCGTACAACCCCGAGACGGGGTACGTCTACGTCGTCCACCAGAACTTCCCGCAGGATCTGTACTGGCGCTACGAGGAGTACAGCGAGGGCAACCCCTACTGGGGCGGCGGCCTGGACGATCCGGCCACCGAGTTCCCCGACGAGTGGAACGGGAACATCACCGCCTTCGCGGCGGTCGATCCGTCGACCGGCGAGCGCGTCTGGCGCGACTGGATCGAGAGCGAGGACGAATTCTACATGTGGGGCGGCTCGATGTCGACCGCGACGGGACTCGTGTTCAACGGCACCCAGAACGGCAACCTCGTCGCCTACGACGGCGAGAGCGGCGAGCGCCTCTGGGAGTACGAGTTCGACGTCCCGATCAGCGCCTCCCCCATGAGCTGGTACGACCCCGGCGAGGAGAAACAGTACGTCGCCGTGCAGGTCGGCGGCAGCGGCTGGCTCCGACAGGGAACCCGCGGCGACACGCTCGCCGTGTTCTCGATGGACGCCTGA
- a CDS encoding amphi-Trp domain-containing protein, with protein MSDRVNIPEDRDRDRRTITDGFFEREVYLSRTETAAFLRDLADQLEADTRVTITGDDWEIPFEYRDPIEVEIEFTAQRERELELELEFSEASGGSDLSVR; from the coding sequence ATGTCCGATCGGGTCAACATCCCCGAGGATCGGGACCGCGACCGGCGCACGATCACCGACGGGTTCTTCGAGCGAGAAGTGTACCTCTCGCGGACGGAAACCGCCGCCTTCCTCCGCGATCTCGCGGACCAGCTCGAGGCCGACACGCGGGTGACGATCACGGGCGACGACTGGGAGATCCCCTTCGAGTACCGCGATCCGATCGAGGTCGAGATCGAGTTCACGGCCCAGCGCGAGCGCGAACTCGAGTTGGAACTCGAGTTCAGCGAGGCCAGCGGCGGGTCGGATCTTTCGGTTCGATAG
- a CDS encoding ArsR/SmtB family transcription factor yields MTLIEALGNGTRLEILRELSREPKYVTELAEATGMDGKTAVHHLSTLEEAGLVDHYMRGNRKYYELTAAVELQIAPPPERTFVLQADDVDGDAPNR; encoded by the coding sequence CTGACCCTCATCGAGGCGTTAGGAAACGGCACGCGCCTCGAGATCCTCCGCGAACTCTCCCGGGAACCGAAGTACGTCACCGAACTCGCGGAGGCGACCGGAATGGACGGGAAGACGGCCGTCCACCACCTCTCGACGCTCGAAGAGGCCGGGCTGGTCGACCACTACATGCGGGGCAACCGGAAGTACTACGAACTGACTGCGGCCGTCGAGTTACAGATCGCGCCGCCGCCCGAACGGACGTTCGTCCTGCAGGCCGACGACGTCGATGGGGATGCGCCGAACCGCTAA
- a CDS encoding glutathione-independent formaldehyde dehydrogenase has translation MDAVVYQGPNDVAIEEVDEPEIEHENDIIVDITTTAICGSDLHMYEGRTSADPGIVFGHENMGTVIETGDAVTSLEEGDRVVMPFNVACGFCRNCENGYTGFCTNVNPGFAGGAYGYVAMGPYKGGQAEKLRVPFADFNALKLPEGNEHEDSFVLLADIFPTGWHGTRLANLQPGESIAVFGAGPVGLMAAYSAKLQGASEIYVVDRVESRLELAEDHCDARAINFEERDPVEQIKDLHGGGVDNGVDAVGYQAIDPETDPTDDAYDPARENPAIVLNQLIQTVRPTGELGVPGLYVPSDPGAPDEMAAQGRLGIDFGKLFEKGLKVGTGQCNVKEYNRELRDMIIEGRADPSWVVSHRVDLDQAPEMYEKFDEREEGVTKVLLEP, from the coding sequence ATGGATGCCGTCGTTTATCAAGGACCGAACGATGTAGCGATCGAAGAAGTCGACGAACCCGAAATCGAACACGAGAACGATATCATCGTCGATATCACGACCACGGCGATCTGCGGCTCGGATCTCCACATGTACGAGGGTCGGACCTCGGCCGATCCGGGGATCGTCTTCGGGCACGAAAACATGGGGACCGTCATCGAAACCGGCGACGCCGTCACCTCGCTCGAGGAGGGCGACCGCGTCGTGATGCCGTTCAACGTCGCCTGCGGCTTCTGCCGAAACTGCGAGAACGGCTATACCGGCTTCTGTACCAACGTCAACCCCGGCTTCGCGGGCGGCGCGTACGGCTACGTCGCGATGGGGCCGTACAAGGGCGGGCAGGCCGAGAAACTCCGCGTTCCGTTCGCCGATTTCAACGCGCTGAAACTCCCGGAGGGGAACGAACACGAGGACTCCTTCGTGCTCCTCGCGGACATCTTCCCGACGGGGTGGCACGGGACCCGACTCGCGAACCTCCAGCCCGGCGAGTCGATCGCGGTCTTCGGCGCCGGTCCCGTCGGTCTGATGGCCGCCTACAGCGCCAAGCTACAGGGCGCCTCGGAGATCTACGTCGTCGACCGCGTGGAGAGTCGCCTCGAGTTGGCCGAGGATCACTGCGACGCTCGCGCGATCAACTTCGAGGAGCGCGATCCGGTCGAGCAGATCAAAGACCTACACGGCGGGGGCGTCGACAACGGCGTCGACGCCGTGGGCTATCAGGCGATCGATCCCGAGACCGATCCGACCGACGACGCCTACGATCCGGCGCGGGAGAACCCAGCGATCGTGCTCAACCAGTTGATCCAGACCGTTCGGCCGACCGGCGAACTCGGCGTTCCGGGGCTGTACGTCCCGTCGGACCCCGGCGCGCCCGACGAGATGGCCGCCCAGGGCCGCCTCGGCATCGACTTCGGGAAACTCTTCGAGAAGGGGCTGAAGGTCGGTACCGGCCAGTGTAACGTCAAGGAGTACAACCGAGAGCTGCGCGACATGATCATCGAGGGACGGGCAGATCCCAGTTGGGTCGTCTCCCACCGCGTCGATCTCGACCAGGCGCCGGAGATGTACGAGAAGTTCGACGAGCGCGAGGAGGGCGTCACCAAGGTTCTGCTCGAGCCCTAA
- a CDS encoding GlcG/HbpS family heme-binding protein, producing the protein MVDSVPLETAKAVIDAAEQRADEIDNPMVITVANSEGNLVAQHRMDGAWLASVDISRNKAYTAAALDMPTDELAEPTKPGESLYGLQNTNQGRMVIFGGGYPLERDGEVVGAIGVSGGEVAQDMDVAQSGVDKFDDLSS; encoded by the coding sequence ATGGTCGACTCAGTACCGCTCGAGACGGCAAAGGCAGTTATCGACGCAGCCGAGCAACGAGCCGACGAAATCGACAACCCCATGGTTATCACAGTTGCGAACTCCGAGGGGAATCTCGTCGCACAGCATCGGATGGACGGTGCGTGGCTCGCATCGGTCGATATCTCGCGGAACAAAGCCTATACGGCGGCCGCGCTGGACATGCCGACGGACGAACTGGCCGAGCCGACCAAACCGGGCGAATCGCTGTACGGCCTGCAGAATACCAATCAAGGCCGAATGGTGATCTTCGGCGGCGGCTATCCCTTAGAGCGGGACGGCGAGGTCGTCGGCGCGATCGGCGTCAGCGGCGGTGAAGTCGCGCAGGATATGGACGTCGCGCAGTCGGGCGTCGACAAATTCGACGACCTCTCCTCGTAG
- a CDS encoding ATP-binding protein: protein MAIWNRPISAVGGRRIVVALGAAYVALTTGWAVARTAAETPLGNVLVISLLVAGPGFALLYFGYRLPAFDIRAEFYDAIAAWCLGGFGAMGTVLVVYSLQPGEIVDDFSTILILTALGSVAGFAVGLHDAEAKTRTRELEQRNEELQVTQSELEETVDELERANERLATSNEQLEHYREYTDHVLNAIHDIFYVIEKDGTLQRWNESLCAVTGYSDAEVASMNAVDFFDAEDREQIENALVRGFETGSLQVEAELRTKDGERIPYEYAASTLETPEGEVVLAGIGRDISARTERERELEQRARQQQVVADLGQLALETDDLDELMHEAARQVAVVLDNEYCKVLDLDARRDELLLRQGVGWDDGIVGEAAVSAVEADSQAAYTLAHDHPIVVEDIETEARFGGPALLRDHDVRSGISTVIGPSDEPWGILGTHDTERKTFTDEDVNFVQSVANVLAEAIERQQYQAELETLVADLEESNERLEQFAYAASHDLQEPLRMVSSYLRLIENRYGDAFDADGEEFLAFAVDGADRMREMIEGLLQYSRVETGGDEFEPVDLNAVLADVRDNLRVKIKETDAEITAESLPRVNGDRGQLRQIFQNVLANAIQYSGDEPPRIHVSAEQSGRRWTVSIADEGIGIDPEDQDRIFDVFQRLHSRDTHSGTGIGLALCERIVERHGGDIWVESEPGEGTTVSFTLPTVEERDSERASEPHTDGRPVDND from the coding sequence GTGGCTATCTGGAACCGTCCCATCTCAGCCGTCGGCGGGAGACGAATCGTCGTCGCGCTCGGAGCGGCGTACGTGGCGCTCACTACGGGATGGGCCGTCGCGCGAACTGCGGCGGAGACGCCGTTGGGAAACGTCCTCGTCATATCGCTGCTCGTCGCGGGTCCCGGATTCGCGCTCCTCTACTTCGGCTACCGCTTACCCGCGTTCGACATCCGCGCCGAGTTTTACGACGCTATCGCGGCGTGGTGTCTCGGCGGCTTCGGGGCGATGGGGACCGTCCTCGTCGTCTACAGTCTCCAGCCCGGCGAGATCGTCGACGATTTCTCGACGATCCTCATCCTGACGGCGCTGGGCAGCGTCGCCGGCTTCGCCGTCGGACTCCACGACGCGGAGGCCAAAACGCGAACGCGCGAACTCGAGCAGCGAAACGAGGAGCTTCAGGTGACGCAATCGGAACTCGAGGAGACGGTCGACGAACTCGAGCGAGCCAACGAGCGGCTCGCGACCTCGAACGAGCAACTCGAGCACTACCGGGAGTACACCGATCACGTGCTGAACGCGATTCACGACATCTTCTACGTTATCGAGAAGGACGGCACGCTGCAGCGGTGGAACGAGAGCCTCTGTGCGGTGACGGGCTATTCGGACGCGGAGGTCGCGTCGATGAACGCCGTCGACTTCTTCGACGCCGAGGACCGCGAGCAGATCGAGAACGCGCTCGTACGCGGGTTCGAAACCGGGAGTCTCCAGGTCGAGGCGGAACTGCGCACCAAAGACGGCGAGCGGATCCCCTACGAGTACGCAGCCTCGACGCTCGAGACGCCCGAGGGCGAGGTGGTGCTGGCGGGGATCGGCCGCGACATCTCGGCGCGGACGGAGCGCGAACGGGAACTCGAGCAGCGGGCGCGCCAACAGCAGGTCGTGGCCGACCTCGGGCAACTGGCCCTCGAGACCGACGACCTAGACGAACTCATGCACGAAGCGGCCCGGCAGGTGGCGGTCGTTCTCGACAACGAGTACTGCAAGGTGCTAGATCTCGACGCGAGGCGCGACGAACTCCTGCTCCGCCAGGGCGTCGGGTGGGACGACGGCATCGTCGGCGAGGCGGCGGTGTCCGCCGTCGAAGCGGATTCGCAGGCCGCCTACACCCTCGCACACGATCACCCGATCGTCGTCGAGGACATCGAGACGGAAGCCCGGTTCGGCGGGCCCGCGTTGCTCCGAGACCACGACGTCCGCAGCGGTATCAGTACCGTTATCGGCCCGTCCGACGAGCCGTGGGGGATCCTGGGGACCCACGACACCGAGCGCAAAACGTTCACCGACGAGGACGTGAATTTCGTCCAGAGCGTCGCCAACGTCCTCGCCGAAGCGATCGAGCGCCAGCAGTATCAGGCGGAACTCGAGACGCTGGTCGCCGACCTCGAGGAGTCGAACGAACGGCTCGAGCAGTTCGCCTACGCGGCCTCACACGACCTGCAAGAGCCCCTGCGGATGGTCTCGAGCTACCTCCGGCTGATCGAGAACCGGTACGGCGACGCCTTCGACGCGGACGGCGAGGAGTTCCTCGCGTTCGCCGTCGACGGCGCCGACCGCATGCGCGAGATGATCGAGGGACTGCTCCAGTACTCCCGCGTCGAGACGGGCGGCGACGAGTTCGAACCGGTCGACCTGAACGCGGTGCTCGCGGACGTTCGCGACAACCTTCGCGTGAAAATAAAGGAAACGGACGCCGAGATCACGGCCGAGTCGCTCCCTCGCGTCAATGGCGACCGGGGGCAACTACGGCAAATCTTCCAGAACGTGCTCGCCAACGCGATCCAGTACAGCGGCGACGAGCCGCCGCGGATTCACGTCTCCGCCGAGCAGTCCGGACGCCGATGGACGGTCTCGATCGCGGACGAGGGGATCGGCATCGATCCCGAGGATCAGGACCGCATCTTCGACGTCTTCCAGCGACTCCACAGCCGCGACACCCATTCCGGGACCGGCATCGGACTCGCGCTGTGCGAGCGCATCGTCGAACGCCACGGCGGCGACATCTGGGTCGAGTCCGAACCGGGCGAGGGAACGACCGTCTCGTTTACGCTGCCGACGGTCGAGGAACGGGACTCCGAGCGCGCATCGGAACCGCATACGGACGGTCGCCCCGTCGATAACGACTGA